The proteins below are encoded in one region of Geobacter sp.:
- a CDS encoding radical SAM protein, translated as MVFSKKFLQYKLRQNFFAKLFYMAFPDRYVNHYRQIKTMYLELSSRCNLKCTFCFQQYKPENTCNMPVNCALAYLGKLPASVTNLILHFSGESFLNPDLPVILKSIAGKNIHTHLCSNGTLPGTQYIDALNAGLNHLIFALDGTSQESHGRHRIGSDFSKILNTLKEVVGNKPPGVSVGVQCVVTKYNENEIEEMKTILRGVNADFLYLKTLSLDIASSEKLNKLRYENALSYLPVNNEYSRYKRNRKNLKLKMPIIVCPYVYEPVVCADGEVALCCIDIERKVKIGNIKDYNSFAELWNTKHYREIRKQVLHKKLALCQRCNMTMMGISCPSL; from the coding sequence ATGGTTTTCAGCAAAAAATTCCTTCAATACAAACTGCGGCAGAATTTTTTTGCCAAGCTTTTTTACATGGCTTTCCCTGATAGATATGTGAACCATTACAGGCAGATAAAGACCATGTATCTGGAGCTCTCTTCAAGATGCAACCTCAAATGTACATTTTGCTTCCAGCAGTATAAGCCGGAAAATACTTGTAACATGCCGGTAAATTGTGCTTTGGCGTATTTGGGAAAATTACCTGCGTCGGTAACAAATCTTATACTGCATTTTTCAGGCGAATCATTTTTGAACCCGGATCTCCCTGTGATTTTAAAGTCGATAGCTGGGAAAAACATTCATACTCATCTTTGTTCTAATGGTACTTTGCCGGGAACACAGTATATTGATGCTCTGAATGCCGGTCTGAATCATTTGATATTTGCTCTTGACGGGACGTCACAGGAGTCCCATGGCAGGCACAGAATTGGAAGCGATTTCAGCAAGATTCTCAATACGTTGAAAGAAGTAGTGGGTAATAAGCCCCCAGGAGTTAGCGTGGGAGTTCAGTGTGTAGTAACCAAGTACAATGAAAATGAGATTGAAGAGATGAAAACAATCTTGAGAGGAGTCAATGCTGATTTTCTTTATCTGAAGACGTTGTCTCTTGATATAGCTTCAAGTGAAAAGCTTAACAAACTGAGATATGAAAACGCATTAAGCTATCTTCCTGTAAATAACGAGTATTCAAGATACAAAAGAAATAGAAAAAACTTAAAGCTTAAAATGCCAATTATAGTATGTCCTTACGTTTATGAGCCGGTAGTTTGTGCAGATGGTGAAGTTGCTCTTTGCTGTATTGATATAGAAAGAAAGGTTAAGATCGGCAATATCAAGGACTATAATTCATTTGCAGAACTGTGGAACACCAAACATTATCGGGAGATACGTAAGCAGGTTTTGCACAAGAAATTAGCTCTGTGTCAGAGATGTAATATGACGATGATGGGTATTTCTTGTCCTAGCCTTTGA
- a CDS encoding glycosyltransferase, whose protein sequence is MMNGVSLVICCYNSADKLPPTIQHIIDMRVSDGIPWELIIVDNASTDGTSEIAAKLVSSHLKDVTRIVVENQLGLRNARLKGFEESRYEYICFIDDDNWVCPEWVNIVYEIMSGHPEVGACGGKGFPSFESPPPPWFEQFQQCYAVGPQGESSGYVDSRGFLWGAGLTIRSTAWQEIVENGFSFSLSGRHGTNLSSGEDSEICLALLCYRWRLWYDDRLLYYHYLPSFRLTSDYLKKLTRGFGASEVVLSSYREFINSDVSIAPNFTNIWMKDSKAIIWHYKRKYIRLGHKLVSNDTSSELIASYVQFEKFWTIIKLRNRYDDMKIQIYNFYKNSPLYKKKSEEIGLLKNHQIPGDQPIDFLSIHERDALIQQLQKRIHALESSLSWRLTFPLRKLLDIVKSVSRKP, encoded by the coding sequence ATGATGAACGGGGTCAGCCTAGTTATTTGCTGTTATAACAGCGCAGATAAATTGCCTCCAACAATCCAGCATATAATTGATATGCGGGTTTCCGATGGTATTCCTTGGGAGCTTATCATTGTTGACAACGCTTCCACTGATGGCACTTCTGAAATCGCTGCCAAACTAGTTTCCTCTCATCTGAAAGACGTGACAAGAATTGTTGTCGAAAATCAGCTTGGCCTCAGGAACGCTCGGCTAAAAGGTTTCGAGGAATCACGATATGAGTATATCTGTTTCATAGATGACGATAACTGGGTTTGCCCCGAATGGGTCAATATCGTCTACGAAATCATGTCTGGGCATCCAGAAGTCGGTGCTTGCGGCGGTAAAGGTTTCCCAAGCTTTGAGTCGCCCCCCCCTCCTTGGTTTGAACAGTTCCAGCAGTGTTACGCAGTCGGTCCACAGGGTGAATCGAGCGGATATGTCGATTCGAGAGGATTTCTCTGGGGAGCTGGATTGACTATCAGAAGTACAGCATGGCAAGAAATTGTCGAGAACGGATTTTCTTTTTCACTTTCAGGGAGGCATGGAACAAACCTCAGCTCTGGTGAGGATTCCGAAATTTGCCTTGCGCTTTTGTGTTACAGGTGGCGCCTATGGTATGATGATAGACTATTATATTATCATTACCTACCATCATTCAGGCTTACTTCGGACTATCTGAAAAAGCTGACTAGAGGTTTTGGTGCCTCAGAAGTTGTTTTGAGCTCGTACAGGGAATTTATAAATTCAGATGTGTCAATAGCGCCGAATTTCACCAATATTTGGATGAAAGATTCTAAGGCGATCATATGGCATTATAAGCGCAAGTACATTAGATTGGGGCATAAACTTGTTAGTAACGATACATCAAGTGAATTGATAGCATCTTATGTCCAATTTGAAAAGTTTTGGACAATCATAAAATTGCGCAATAGATATGATGATATGAAAATTCAAATCTACAACTTTTATAAAAATTCCCCATTATATAAGAAAAAATCGGAAGAGATTGGTTTGTTGAAAAATCATCAGATTCCAGGCGACCAGCCGATTGACTTTCTGTCGATTCATGAGAGGGATGCGTTAATCCAGCAACTTCAGAAACGAATTCATGCTTTGGAATCCTCCCTTTCCTGGCGACTCACCTTCCCGCTCAGAAAGTTGCTGGATATTGTGAAATCGGTGAGTCGGAAACCCTGA
- a CDS encoding glycosyltransferase, which yields MDAEPKITIITPTLNSGNAIEACIRSVAGQKYKNIEHLIVDGLSTDKTLDIVQNYAKQYPHIRFVSEKDIGIYDAMNKGIDLANGEWIYFLGSDDLFHSETVLEEIFGVEGISQYDFVYGNVIWGDTGTLYDGKFSLLKLMEKNICHQAIIYKKELFYKLGKFDTDYKTWADWLFNIKCFTLHGIKINYIDIVLAKFAFGGHSSLKVVDDYFINNKEKLFKTYFTEEYIDINNRLCRIETELTEKRHLVDEQANQLSEKDALICALNNRIDALLGSFSWRVTRPVRALADLFMPKGNK from the coding sequence ATGGACGCAGAACCTAAAATCACCATAATTACTCCTACATTAAATTCAGGAAATGCTATTGAGGCTTGCATCCGTAGTGTTGCTGGCCAGAAATATAAGAATATAGAGCATTTGATTGTTGATGGCCTGTCGACTGATAAAACCCTCGATATCGTGCAGAATTATGCGAAGCAGTACCCCCATATTCGATTTGTTTCTGAAAAAGACATCGGGATATATGATGCCATGAACAAGGGAATCGACCTTGCCAACGGTGAGTGGATTTATTTCCTTGGTAGCGATGACCTGTTTCATTCAGAAACTGTATTGGAAGAGATATTCGGCGTAGAAGGGATATCTCAATATGATTTCGTATATGGCAACGTGATCTGGGGGGATACCGGTACACTGTATGACGGTAAATTCTCTCTACTGAAGCTGATGGAGAAAAATATCTGCCATCAAGCGATCATCTATAAAAAGGAGCTATTCTATAAACTGGGCAAATTCGATACCGATTATAAAACGTGGGCTGATTGGTTGTTTAATATCAAATGTTTTACATTGCACGGCATTAAAATCAATTATATCGATATAGTTCTGGCTAAATTTGCATTTGGAGGTCATTCAAGTCTTAAAGTTGTAGATGATTATTTCATTAATAATAAAGAAAAATTATTTAAAACGTATTTTACAGAAGAGTATATAGATATAAACAATAGATTATGTCGTATCGAAACTGAATTGACAGAAAAACGACATTTGGTCGATGAGCAGGCAAACCAGTTGTCAGAGAAAGATGCACTGATTTGTGCCTTGAATAACCGGATTGATGCACTGCTGGGGTCCTTTTCGTGGAGAGTAACACGCCCCGTACGTGCATTAGCTGATCTGTTTATGCCCAAAGGGAACAAATGA